A window of Bacteroidales bacterium contains these coding sequences:
- a CDS encoding glycosyltransferase family 4 protein: MKVLMFGWEFPPHISGGLGTACFGLTKGLAKHDTEILFVVPKAYGDESEEAVRILNASDVTLNIKDEAVLNFWEKITYMEIGSNLIPYVGPEEFERIIEYENVSSETRVNNILSTKFDFSGKYGDNLMEEVSRYAMVASVLATQHDFDVIHAHDWLTYSAGVAAKNATGKPLVVHMHATEFDRSGENVNQDVFRIEQSGMKAADYVIAVSNLTRNTVIERYGIEPHKVITVHNAVEPADKSDWHDVHAAVKEKIVTFLGRITYQKGPEYFVEAAHMILQRDPNVRFVMAGSGDMLNKMILQVAKRRLGSRFHFTGFLRGENVDRMYAMSDVYVMPSVSEPFGIAPLEAIRTNVPVVISKQSGVAEILTHAHKVDFWDTEALADHIYGLLNYKGLTAMFQKYGRAEVDNLKWENAALKVIDVYYKAVYTE; encoded by the coding sequence ATGAAAGTACTGATGTTCGGCTGGGAATTTCCTCCGCATATTTCCGGTGGTTTGGGAACCGCTTGTTTTGGCCTTACCAAAGGCCTGGCAAAGCATGATACCGAAATATTGTTTGTGGTTCCAAAAGCCTATGGCGACGAAAGTGAAGAAGCCGTAAGGATTCTCAACGCCAGCGATGTGACCCTGAATATAAAGGATGAAGCGGTTTTGAATTTCTGGGAAAAGATCACTTATATGGAAATTGGGTCGAACCTGATTCCTTACGTTGGACCGGAAGAATTTGAACGTATCATTGAGTATGAAAACGTTAGCAGCGAAACACGTGTAAATAATATCCTGAGCACCAAGTTTGATTTTTCGGGCAAGTACGGCGATAATCTCATGGAAGAGGTTTCACGGTATGCTATGGTGGCTTCGGTGCTGGCAACCCAACATGATTTTGATGTGATCCATGCCCATGACTGGCTCACATATTCCGCCGGGGTCGCAGCCAAAAACGCCACCGGAAAACCTTTGGTGGTTCACATGCATGCCACTGAATTTGACCGTTCAGGTGAAAATGTGAACCAGGATGTTTTCAGGATCGAACAATCGGGGATGAAGGCTGCCGATTACGTGATTGCCGTGAGCAACCTCACTCGCAATACGGTTATTGAGCGATATGGCATTGAGCCACATAAGGTGATCACTGTTCACAATGCAGTTGAGCCGGCCGATAAATCCGATTGGCATGATGTACATGCAGCCGTGAAAGAAAAAATTGTCACCTTCCTCGGCCGGATAACGTATCAGAAAGGTCCGGAATATTTTGTTGAAGCGGCGCACATGATTTTACAGCGCGATCCCAACGTCAGGTTTGTGATGGCCGGATCGGGCGATATGCTGAATAAAATGATTTTGCAGGTTGCCAAACGCCGCCTGGGAAGCCGCTTCCATTTCACCGGATTTTTAAGGGGCGAAAATGTGGATCGCATGTATGCCATGAGCGATGTGTACGTGATGCCTTCGGTTTCCGAACCATTTGGTATTGCGCCGCTTGAAGCTATCCGCACCAATGTTCCGGTGGTGATCAGCAAGCAATCGGGTGTAGCAGAAATCCTTACGCATGCCCACAAAGTTGATTTTTGGGATACAGAAGCATTGGCCGATCACATTTACGGTTTGCTCAACTACAAAGGCCTTACAGCCATGTTCCAGAAATACGGACGAGCCGAAGTAGACAACCTGAAATGGGAAAACGCAGCCTTGAAGGTGATAGATGTTTATTATAAAGCAGTTTATACTGAGTAA
- a CDS encoding polysaccharide deacetylase family protein, whose product MSAICLYFQVHQPFRLRTYRFFDIGDNHYYYDDFQNRSIVKRVATRCYLPANKLMLELIERHGKQFKVSFSISGNAIDQFEMYAPEVIESFKALARTGCVEFLAETYSHNLSSLRSQEEFTRQVELHQNKMEKLFGTRPTAFRNTELIYSDTIGAVVAGMGFDVMLTEGAKHILGWKSPNLMYCNSVNPKLKVLMRNFQLSEDIAFRFSNKGWSEWPLTADKFAGWVNALDPKHEVLNLFMDYETFGEHQWADTGIFDFLRALPTIILKKTKYRFHTPTELAKKLQPVSSVQVPYPMSWADAERDITSWTGNDLQSDAFDSLYSIEQKVKHCTDPELLRDWNYLQTSDHFFYMSTKWFSDGEIRKTFNHYPTPYEAYINYMNVISDFILRVDKACPQTSETIVLSSNQPKTEKKSAPLVEEKPKKAAKKKEAAEKKPTTKASKKK is encoded by the coding sequence ATGAGCGCAATCTGTCTTTACTTTCAAGTACATCAGCCTTTCAGGCTCAGAACATACAGGTTTTTCGACATCGGCGATAACCACTACTATTATGATGACTTTCAAAACCGTTCAATCGTAAAAAGAGTCGCTACCCGCTGCTATCTGCCTGCCAATAAATTAATGCTCGAACTTATTGAGAGACACGGAAAACAGTTTAAGGTAAGCTTTTCTATTTCGGGCAATGCCATTGATCAGTTCGAAATGTATGCGCCTGAGGTGATTGAAAGTTTCAAAGCCTTGGCGCGAACCGGCTGTGTGGAATTCCTTGCTGAAACGTATTCCCATAACCTGTCGTCACTGCGCAGTCAGGAAGAATTCACCCGTCAGGTTGAGCTGCATCAAAACAAAATGGAAAAACTCTTCGGAACCAGGCCTACAGCATTCCGCAATACCGAGCTGATCTATTCCGACACCATCGGCGCTGTGGTAGCCGGGATGGGGTTTGATGTCATGCTGACCGAAGGAGCCAAACACATACTTGGTTGGAAAAGTCCGAATTTAATGTACTGCAATTCGGTGAACCCAAAGCTTAAAGTGCTGATGCGCAACTTCCAGCTCAGCGAAGATATTGCCTTCAGGTTCTCAAACAAGGGATGGTCAGAGTGGCCATTGACAGCCGACAAGTTTGCCGGTTGGGTGAATGCCCTTGATCCAAAGCACGAAGTCTTAAACCTGTTCATGGATTATGAAACCTTTGGCGAACACCAATGGGCCGATACCGGAATTTTTGACTTCCTGCGCGCTTTACCGACCATCATCCTGAAAAAAACGAAATACCGTTTTCACACTCCTACCGAACTTGCAAAGAAATTGCAACCGGTTTCAAGCGTTCAGGTGCCCTATCCCATGTCGTGGGCGGATGCCGAGCGCGATATTACATCCTGGACGGGAAATGATCTGCAAAGTGATGCTTTTGACAGTCTTTACTCTATTGAGCAAAAAGTAAAGCATTGCACCGATCCGGAACTGCTGCGCGACTGGAATTATCTACAAACCAGCGATCATTTCTTTTATATGAGCACCAAATGGTTCTCTGACGGTGAGATTCGCAAAACTTTCAACCACTATCCGACCCCTTACGAAGCCTACATTAATTATATGAATGTGATTTCTGATTTCATATTGCGCGTTGATAAGGCCTGCCCTCAAACCAGCGAAACCATAGTGCTTAGCTCGAACCAACCTAAAACTGAGAAGAAGTCTGCACCCTTGGTTGAAGAAAAGCCTAAAAAAGCAGCAAAGAAAAAAGAAGCCGCAGAAAAGAAACCTACCACGAAGGCTTCAAAAAAGAAATAG
- a CDS encoding M3 family metallopeptidase has translation MKKTGLIFLTTLLMLAACTPEAEVKNPFFADYNTPFNVPPFDVITEDHYMPAFDEGMKQQNAEIEAIVTNVEAPTFENTILAYEYSGQLIGEVSYVFYNANSANTNDKIQAIARELSPKMSQHSDNIRLNPVLFEKIKTVYDQKEALNLNAEQAKLLEETYKRFIRGGAGLPSDKQERLREINQELSMLTLQFGQNALGEVNNFRHVVENEAELAGLPASAIEGAAALAKADTLEGKWIFTLQNPSVMPVLYNAENRELRKVMQQAYINRGNNGNEFDNNEIIGKIVNLRLERANMLGYNHHAHFTLEETMVKDIETASNFIKQVWDAALPIAKDEAKQLQDMIKAEGNDFQLAQWDWRYYSEKVRKEKYDLDEQEVRQYFELNTVRNGIFMVVDKLYGLKFVERNDVPKYHADAQVFEVQEADGSHVGILYMDFHPRESKRGGAWMSSYRDQFVDQKGNYISPVITMVCNFSPPTSTQPSLLTYDEMTTFFHEFGHALHGLLSDVTYPSLSGTSVPRDFVELPSQIMENWANEPSVLTTFAKHYETGEPMPQELMDRIQAAADFNQGFATVEFLASAFLDFEYHTITEPYAAETLKNVASITDQKTIQNTGMIPEIHFRHGSTHFQHVFSGGYSSGYYSYVWSGLLDADAFEAFRESGDFFDQTTAQSFRTNILERGGTGDAMEMYVNFRGKKPEIGPLLRQRGLVR, from the coding sequence ATGAAAAAAACAGGTTTAATCTTTTTAACAACATTGCTTATGCTTGCTGCATGCACTCCCGAAGCCGAAGTTAAGAACCCTTTCTTCGCCGATTACAACACCCCGTTTAATGTTCCGCCTTTCGATGTGATCACCGAAGATCATTATATGCCAGCCTTTGACGAAGGCATGAAACAACAAAATGCCGAAATTGAAGCTATAGTAACTAATGTCGAGGCTCCTACTTTTGAGAACACCATTCTCGCATATGAGTACAGTGGCCAGTTGATTGGTGAAGTATCGTACGTATTTTATAATGCCAACTCGGCAAACACCAACGATAAGATTCAGGCCATTGCCCGCGAACTGTCGCCAAAAATGTCGCAGCATAGCGATAATATCAGGTTGAACCCGGTTCTTTTTGAAAAGATAAAAACCGTTTATGATCAAAAGGAAGCATTGAACCTGAATGCCGAACAGGCCAAATTGCTCGAAGAAACCTACAAACGTTTTATCCGTGGTGGTGCCGGTTTACCTTCCGACAAGCAGGAAAGGCTGCGTGAGATCAACCAGGAGCTCTCTATGCTCACATTGCAATTTGGCCAGAACGCCCTGGGCGAAGTCAATAACTTCAGGCATGTGGTTGAAAACGAAGCGGAACTTGCCGGTTTGCCAGCTTCTGCCATCGAAGGCGCTGCCGCTCTTGCCAAAGCAGACACCCTGGAAGGGAAATGGATTTTTACCTTACAAAATCCAAGTGTAATGCCGGTATTGTACAATGCTGAAAACCGCGAATTGCGTAAGGTGATGCAACAGGCATACATTAACCGTGGGAACAATGGCAATGAGTTTGACAACAATGAGATCATTGGTAAAATTGTAAACCTGCGCCTTGAGAGGGCCAACATGCTTGGCTACAACCACCACGCCCATTTTACGCTCGAAGAAACAATGGTGAAGGATATTGAAACCGCTTCAAATTTCATCAAACAGGTGTGGGATGCCGCCCTGCCAATTGCCAAGGATGAAGCAAAACAGCTTCAGGATATGATCAAAGCCGAAGGCAATGATTTTCAACTGGCACAATGGGATTGGAGATATTATTCCGAAAAGGTTCGTAAAGAAAAATATGATCTCGATGAACAGGAAGTTCGTCAGTATTTTGAGCTGAACACGGTTCGTAATGGGATTTTCATGGTTGTTGATAAACTGTATGGGTTAAAGTTTGTTGAACGCAATGATGTTCCCAAATATCACGCTGATGCACAGGTTTTTGAAGTGCAGGAAGCTGATGGTTCGCACGTTGGGATTTTATACATGGATTTCCACCCGCGCGAAAGCAAACGTGGTGGCGCATGGATGAGTAGTTACCGCGACCAGTTTGTTGATCAAAAGGGCAATTACATTTCACCGGTGATTACGATGGTTTGCAACTTTTCGCCACCAACCAGCACACAACCTTCATTACTCACTTATGATGAGATGACCACATTCTTCCATGAATTCGGACATGCACTGCACGGCCTGCTTTCAGATGTCACTTATCCAAGCCTTTCCGGTACTTCCGTTCCCCGCGATTTCGTGGAGCTTCCTTCGCAGATCATGGAAAACTGGGCCAACGAACCTTCGGTGTTGACGACTTTTGCCAAACATTACGAAACCGGCGAACCCATGCCACAGGAACTGATGGATCGCATACAGGCCGCTGCTGATTTTAACCAGGGCTTTGCCACGGTAGAATTTCTTGCTTCGGCGTTTCTTGATTTTGAATACCATACTATTACAGAACCTTATGCCGCTGAGACCTTAAAAAATGTAGCTTCTATCACCGATCAGAAAACCATACAGAATACCGGGATGATTCCTGAAATTCATTTCAGGCACGGAAGCACACACTTCCAGCATGTATTTTCCGGTGGATATTCCTCAGGTTATTACAGTTATGTGTGGTCGGGTTTGTTGGATGCCGATGCATTTGAAGCCTTCCGCGAAAGCGGTGACTTCTTTGACCAAACCACAGCCCAATCGTTCCGCACGAACATTCTTGAACGTGGCGGCACGGGCGATGCTATGGAAATGTATGTAAATTTCCGCGGTAAGAAACCCGAAATCGGACCGCTGTTAAGGCAACGGGGATTGGTGAGATAA